From Bacillus pumilus, one genomic window encodes:
- the cysC gene encoding adenylyl-sulfate kinase, translated as MSNEHIVWHDSSITKKEYQQKNNHTSGIIWLTGLSGSGKSTIANAAARELFEQGYQVTVLDGDNVRHGLNKDLGFSDDDRKENIRRIGEVAKLFVEQGTIVITAFISPFQEDRRIVRQLVEAGEFHEVFVKCDLNVCEERDPKGLYKKARNGEIPFFTGIDSPYEEPAAPELVLDTGELSREESKQRLVDYVKGRAK; from the coding sequence ATGAGCAATGAACATATCGTGTGGCATGATTCATCTATTACAAAAAAAGAATATCAACAGAAAAACAATCATACGAGCGGCATTATTTGGCTCACGGGTCTAAGTGGGTCAGGTAAATCAACAATCGCAAATGCAGCGGCTAGAGAGCTGTTTGAACAAGGCTATCAAGTCACCGTTCTTGATGGCGATAATGTAAGGCATGGACTGAATAAAGATTTAGGATTTTCAGATGATGACAGAAAAGAGAACATCCGCCGCATCGGAGAAGTGGCAAAGTTATTTGTTGAACAAGGAACGATTGTCATCACGGCTTTTATTTCTCCATTTCAAGAAGACCGCCGCATTGTCAGACAGTTAGTTGAAGCGGGAGAATTTCACGAAGTGTTTGTGAAATGTGATCTGAACGTATGCGAAGAGCGTGATCCAAAGGGCTTATATAAAAAAGCTAGAAATGGCGAAATTCCATTTTTCACCGGAATTGATTCGCCGTATGAAGAACCAGCAGCACCTGAGCTCGTTCTAGATACAGGTGAATTATCTCGTGAAGAGTCCAAACAGCGTCTTGTTGATTATGTAAAGGGAAGAGCGAAATAA
- the cobA gene encoding uroporphyrinogen-III C-methyltransferase — MGKVYIVGAGPGDPDLITLKAHKAIQQADVILYDRLVNQEILAHAKPEAELIYCGKLPNHHTMRQEAINEALVAHAKEGNVVVRLKGGDPFVFGRGGEEIECLAEHGIPYEVVPGITSGIAAAAYAGIPVTHREFSSNVAFVTGHYQKDEHFEEKWEALATGIDTLVIYMGVKNVKRVQQLLLKNGRDPETPAAFIHWGTTTRQKTTCCTVATLSETVEKEGIEHPSLIVVGDVVHFHQKLSWFEPALIEK, encoded by the coding sequence ATGGGGAAAGTATACATTGTGGGGGCTGGACCTGGAGATCCAGACTTAATTACATTAAAAGCCCATAAGGCAATACAGCAGGCAGATGTCATTTTATATGATCGCCTTGTCAATCAAGAAATACTCGCCCACGCCAAACCCGAGGCGGAATTAATCTATTGCGGCAAGCTGCCGAATCATCATACGATGAGACAGGAAGCCATCAATGAAGCCCTTGTGGCCCATGCAAAGGAAGGGAACGTTGTCGTTCGGCTGAAAGGCGGCGACCCCTTTGTATTCGGCCGAGGCGGTGAAGAAATCGAATGCTTAGCTGAGCACGGAATTCCGTATGAAGTCGTCCCTGGAATTACCTCTGGTATTGCAGCGGCCGCTTATGCAGGCATTCCCGTGACGCATCGTGAATTCAGCTCAAATGTCGCTTTTGTCACGGGTCACTATCAAAAGGATGAGCATTTTGAAGAAAAGTGGGAAGCGCTGGCTACAGGGATTGATACCCTTGTGATTTACATGGGCGTCAAAAATGTGAAAAGAGTGCAGCAGCTTCTTTTAAAAAATGGACGCGATCCTGAAACGCCAGCAGCGTTTATACACTGGGGAACTACGACGAGGCAAAAGACGACTTGCTGCACTGTGGCGACACTGTCTGAAACAGTTGAAAAAGAAGGCATCGAGCATCCAAGTTTAATTGTAGTTGGAGATGTCGTTCATTTTCACCAAAAACTGAGCTGGTTTGAACCCGCCTTAATCGAGAAATGA
- a CDS encoding sirohydrochlorin chelatase: MKQAVLYVGHGSRVKEAQDKAISFMKSCMPLVEADIQEICFLELTAPSIEEGFEACVKKGATHIAIVPLLLLTAMHAKSDIPVEIEKVQKRYPQVKVTYGKPIGVNQEVTKAVAARIEEAGYQGGKAQILLIGRGSSDPDVKRDVFGIADDVRRLLPFAEVLPCFITACEPNYRDVLAQLTADDDAPVYLVPYLLFTGILMKEIENEAAQARKRLKDVRVCRYIGFHPHVKAAYIERVQETILNKDDAFHFQGESHASSPS; encoded by the coding sequence ATGAAACAAGCTGTACTTTATGTCGGGCATGGAAGCAGAGTAAAAGAAGCACAAGATAAAGCCATTTCTTTTATGAAAAGCTGTATGCCGTTAGTAGAAGCAGATATACAAGAAATTTGTTTTTTAGAACTGACAGCCCCTTCTATAGAAGAAGGATTTGAAGCCTGTGTGAAAAAAGGAGCTACACACATTGCGATCGTCCCGCTCCTCCTTTTAACTGCCATGCATGCCAAATCAGATATTCCAGTCGAGATTGAGAAAGTACAAAAGCGATATCCGCAAGTGAAGGTCACATACGGAAAACCAATCGGGGTCAATCAAGAAGTGACAAAAGCGGTTGCTGCAAGAATTGAAGAGGCAGGATATCAAGGCGGGAAAGCACAGATTCTTTTAATTGGCCGCGGAAGCTCTGACCCCGATGTGAAGCGGGATGTGTTTGGCATTGCAGACGATGTCCGGCGCCTGCTCCCTTTCGCAGAGGTCTTGCCATGTTTTATTACGGCATGTGAGCCAAATTACCGAGATGTTCTTGCGCAATTAACAGCAGATGATGATGCGCCTGTTTATCTCGTTCCTTACTTGTTGTTTACGGGTATTTTAATGAAAGAGATTGAAAATGAAGCGGCTCAGGCGAGAAAGAGGCTGAAAGATGTCCGGGTATGCCGGTATATTGGCTTTCATCCGCATGTAAAAGCGGCTTATATTGAACGCGTGCAAGAAACCATTTTAAACAAAGACGATGCGTTTCATTTCCAAGGAGAAAGCCATGCTTCCAGTCCATCTTGA
- a CDS encoding precorrin-2 dehydrogenase/sirohydrochlorin ferrochelatase family protein yields MLPVHLDLTDQQVLIAGGGRIAARRAEALCIEPCHITVVSPDISKEMARLIDTYNLNWKEKKVDVEDLEGAFFIVAATNDPAVNEWIAQTARPHQLVNCVSQSELGNVIVPKVVKAGKVTISVSTSGASPARTKQLAAEIEALLEQEDVDALDALYIERKKQQRKSR; encoded by the coding sequence ATGCTTCCAGTCCATCTTGATTTAACCGATCAACAAGTGCTCATCGCCGGCGGTGGACGAATAGCCGCAAGAAGGGCAGAGGCGCTATGCATAGAGCCTTGCCATATAACCGTCGTGAGTCCTGATATTTCTAAAGAGATGGCACGTCTCATTGATACATACAACCTGAATTGGAAGGAAAAGAAAGTGGACGTGGAAGATTTAGAGGGTGCATTTTTCATTGTAGCTGCTACAAACGATCCAGCGGTAAATGAATGGATTGCACAAACAGCCCGGCCTCACCAGCTTGTGAATTGTGTGAGCCAATCAGAGCTTGGCAATGTGATCGTGCCAAAGGTGGTCAAAGCAGGGAAAGTGACGATTTCAGTCTCTACAAGCGGTGCGAGCCCAGCTCGGACAAAACAACTGGCTGCGGAAATTGAGGCGTTGCTTGAACAAGAGGATGTAGATGCACTTGACGCTCTCTATATCGAAAGAAAAAAACAACAAAGAAAAAGCCGATAA